One region of Pseudomonas sp. B21-040 genomic DNA includes:
- a CDS encoding AraC family transcriptional regulator: MRERTIASHFARAALGGARRLGVDCSDLLQQLGISLELLDEPRARIAPEQFTRLIQGLWQALDDEYLGFGPAPSKTGSFAMMCHAVIHCRNLEKALHRGLLFYSLFPGSPRLSLTHEGDMIRLCLDDSKLQDPDHFLTESQLLVWHRLGSWMIGQRIRLEQATFSYPRPEHGAEYDLLFSCPLEFSATQSSLLFHSRYMNMPLLQDERTLKHFLEHSPADLLSRPDDGDSLSSQLRRLLSRDSARWPDLEAVAAHMHISPQTLRRHLREEGTSFQELKDQLRRDIAIYHLGRADLSLQQIAEQLGFSEPSAFHRAFKKWTGLTPGAYRAQEH, translated from the coding sequence ATGCGCGAACGCACCATCGCCAGTCATTTCGCCCGCGCCGCCCTCGGTGGCGCGCGCCGGCTGGGTGTCGACTGTTCAGACTTGTTACAGCAACTGGGCATCAGCCTCGAGTTGCTGGACGAGCCACGTGCGCGGATTGCGCCTGAACAATTCACCCGATTGATCCAGGGTTTGTGGCAGGCCCTGGACGACGAATACCTGGGATTCGGGCCCGCTCCGAGCAAAACCGGGAGCTTCGCGATGATGTGCCACGCGGTGATCCACTGCCGCAATCTGGAAAAAGCGCTGCATCGCGGCTTATTGTTTTATAGCTTATTCCCCGGCAGTCCGCGTCTGAGCCTGACCCATGAAGGCGACATGATCCGCCTGTGCCTCGATGATTCGAAGCTCCAGGACCCGGACCATTTTCTCACCGAAAGCCAACTGTTGGTCTGGCATCGGCTGGGCAGCTGGATGATCGGCCAACGCATTCGCCTGGAGCAGGCGACCTTCAGTTACCCGAGGCCCGAGCACGGCGCGGAATACGACTTGCTGTTCTCTTGCCCGCTCGAATTTTCTGCGACGCAGAGCAGCCTGCTGTTTCACAGTCGATACATGAACATGCCGCTGTTGCAAGACGAGCGCACCCTCAAGCACTTCCTCGAACACTCCCCCGCCGACCTGCTCTCGCGCCCGGATGATGGCGACAGCCTGAGCAGCCAGTTGCGCCGTTTGCTCAGCCGCGACAGTGCGCGCTGGCCAGACCTCGAAGCCGTGGCCGCGCATATGCACATCAGCCCGCAGACCTTGCGCCGGCACCTGCGCGAGGAAGGCACGAGTTTTCAGGAATTGAAGGACCAGTTGCGTCGGGACATTGCGATTTATCACTTGGGGCGTGCGGATCTGTCGTTGCAGCAGATCGCCGAGCAGTTGGGATTTTCAGAACCTTCGGCGTTTCATCGAGCGTTCAAGAAGTGGACAGGGTTGACGCCTGGCGCCTACCGCGCGCAAGAGCACTGA
- a CDS encoding SprT family zinc-dependent metalloprotease has product MPEQLNTRVEDCYQLAESFFKRTFKRPVVSLKLRGQKAGVAHLHENLLRFNPQLYRENTEDFLKQTVAHEVAHLIAHQLFGDRIAPHGEEWQLIMRGVYELPPNRCHTYDVKRRSVTRYIYKCPCADSDFPFSAQRHGLVRQGRRYLCRRCRSTLVFSGEMRVE; this is encoded by the coding sequence ATGCCCGAGCAACTCAATACCCGCGTCGAAGACTGTTACCAACTCGCCGAATCCTTTTTCAAACGAACTTTCAAACGCCCCGTGGTGAGCCTCAAGCTGCGCGGTCAAAAAGCCGGTGTCGCGCATTTGCACGAGAACCTGCTGCGCTTCAACCCGCAACTGTATCGGGAAAACACCGAAGACTTTCTCAAGCAAACCGTGGCCCATGAGGTCGCGCACCTGATCGCTCATCAACTGTTTGGCGACCGCATTGCGCCCCATGGTGAAGAGTGGCAATTGATCATGCGCGGCGTGTACGAACTGCCGCCCAATCGCTGCCACACCTACGATGTCAAACGCCGCAGCGTGACGCGCTACATCTACAAATGCCCGTGCGCGGACAGCGACTTTCCGTTCTCGGCCCAACGCCATGGCCTGGTGCGGCAGGGGCGGCGGTATTTGTGTCGGCGCTGCCGCAGCACCTTGGTGTTCAGTGGGGAGATGCGGGTCGAGTAG
- a CDS encoding ATP-binding protein: protein MIRSLRVRLMLAATLLAVLFMLALLPAMQGAFSLALQDSIEQRLASDVNTLISAARVENNTLQMPEQLPDERFNLTDSRLLGYIFDRDAHLVWRSKGTGQEMINYKPRYDGRGNEFARIREASGQEFFVYDVEVKLLSGKSAAFSIVALQPVSEYETTVEGLRENLYLGFGAALLVLLALLWIGLTWGLQALRRLSQELDEIESGARESLSEQHPRELLRLTGSLNRLLHSEREQRSRYRDSLDDLAHSLKTPLTVLQGVSEDMAQRPENREQARVLQTQIERMSQQISYQLQRASLRKSGLVRHQVRLQPVLKSLCDTLDKVYRDKRVRVAFDLPDPCDVPIEQGALLEMMGNLLENAYRLCLGEVRISVRETLSGVELCVEDDGPGVPMDQRARILERGERLDRQHPGQGIGLAVVKDIIESYSAKLTLGDSPMGGAAFRIHFPVV from the coding sequence TTGATCCGTTCCCTTCGCGTCCGGTTGATGCTCGCCGCCACCCTGTTGGCGGTGTTGTTCATGCTGGCATTGCTGCCGGCGATGCAGGGCGCGTTCAGTCTGGCGTTGCAAGATTCCATCGAGCAACGCCTGGCGTCGGACGTCAACACGCTGATTTCCGCCGCGCGGGTGGAAAACAACACCCTGCAAATGCCGGAGCAATTGCCGGATGAGCGCTTCAACCTGACGGACAGCCGTTTGCTCGGCTACATCTTTGACCGCGATGCTCACCTGGTCTGGCGTTCGAAGGGCACCGGGCAGGAGATGATCAACTACAAACCGCGTTACGACGGACGTGGTAATGAGTTCGCGCGTATTCGCGAGGCCAGTGGCCAAGAGTTCTTCGTCTATGACGTCGAAGTCAAACTGCTCAGCGGCAAAAGCGCCGCGTTCAGCATCGTCGCTCTGCAACCGGTGAGCGAATACGAAACCACCGTCGAAGGTCTGCGCGAAAACCTTTACCTCGGTTTCGGCGCGGCGTTGTTGGTGCTGCTGGCGTTGCTGTGGATCGGCCTGACCTGGGGCTTGCAGGCGTTGCGCCGGCTCAGTCAGGAACTCGACGAAATCGAAAGCGGCGCCCGTGAAAGCCTCAGCGAACAGCACCCGCGTGAACTGTTGCGCCTGACCGGCTCCCTCAACCGTTTGCTGCACAGCGAGCGCGAACAGCGCAGCCGCTACCGCGACTCCCTCGATGATCTGGCCCACAGCCTGAAAACCCCGTTGACCGTGCTGCAAGGCGTCAGCGAAGACATGGCCCAGCGCCCGGAAAACCGCGAACAGGCCAGGGTGCTGCAAACCCAGATCGAACGCATGAGCCAACAAATCAGCTATCAACTGCAACGCGCCAGCCTGCGCAAAAGTGGTCTGGTGCGTCACCAGGTGCGTCTGCAACCGGTGCTCAAAAGCCTGTGCGACACACTGGACAAGGTCTATCGCGACAAGCGCGTGCGGGTCGCTTTCGATCTGCCGGACCCATGTGATGTGCCGATCGAGCAAGGCGCCTTGCTGGAAATGATGGGCAACCTGTTGGAAAACGCGTATCGGCTGTGCCTGGGTGAAGTGCGCATCAGCGTGCGTGAAACCCTGAGCGGCGTTGAGTTGTGCGTCGAGGACGACGGCCCCGGTGTGCCGATGGATCAGCGTGCACGGATTCTCGAACGCGGCGAGCGGCTGGATCGTCAGCACCCGGGGCAGGGGATCGGGCTGGCGGTGGTCAAGGACATTATCGAGAGCTACAGCGCCAAGCTGACGCTGGGGGATTCGCCAATGGGCGGGGCGGCGTTCCGGATTCATTTTCCGGTGGTTTAG
- a CDS encoding CaiB/BaiF CoA-transferase family protein, giving the protein MPGPLASLKVLDFSTLLPGPFASLLLADMGAEVLRIESPTRLDLLRVLPPHDQGISASHAYLNRNKRSLALDLKQPEALEVIKQLLADHDIVLEQFRPGVMERLGLGYEALKAINPKLIYVSITGYGQTGPYKDRAGHDINYLALAGLASYTGRADSGPLPLGAQVADVAGGSLHGVIGLLAAVIARQQTGQGQHLDVSMTDCAFSLNAMAGAGYLACGVEPGREDQVLNGGSFYDYYRSRDGRWLSVGSLEPVFMQQLCTALGRPELAAQGLSAKPVQQQALKNELKVEFEKHDFAQLCELFAGVDACVEPVLSMSEAVLHPQLQARALVTEVPRGDGTSQAQMACPLKFSQGLPEPRHIGATLGQHTDQVLGALGFSAQRIEDLRRAKVIA; this is encoded by the coding sequence ATGCCCGGTCCATTGGCATCACTCAAGGTTCTGGATTTCTCGACACTGTTGCCGGGGCCGTTTGCCTCGTTGTTGCTGGCGGACATGGGCGCCGAAGTGCTGCGCATCGAATCGCCGACCCGCCTGGATTTGCTGCGGGTACTGCCGCCTCACGATCAGGGTATTTCCGCCAGTCACGCCTACCTCAATCGCAACAAGCGCAGCCTGGCGCTGGACCTCAAGCAGCCCGAGGCGCTGGAGGTGATCAAGCAGTTGCTGGCCGATCACGACATCGTGCTGGAGCAGTTCCGCCCCGGCGTGATGGAGCGCCTGGGGTTGGGGTATGAGGCCTTGAAGGCGATCAATCCCAAACTGATTTATGTGTCGATTACCGGTTATGGCCAGACCGGCCCCTACAAGGACCGCGCCGGCCACGACATCAACTACCTGGCGCTGGCGGGGCTGGCCAGCTACACCGGCCGCGCCGACAGTGGGCCGCTGCCGTTGGGCGCCCAGGTGGCCGATGTCGCCGGTGGTTCGTTGCATGGGGTGATCGGTCTGCTGGCGGCCGTCATCGCCCGGCAGCAGACCGGGCAAGGCCAGCATCTGGATGTGAGCATGACGGACTGCGCGTTCAGCCTGAACGCGATGGCGGGCGCCGGGTACCTGGCCTGCGGCGTGGAGCCGGGGAGGGAAGACCAGGTGCTCAATGGCGGCAGTTTCTACGACTATTACCGTTCGCGGGACGGGCGCTGGTTGTCGGTGGGCAGTCTGGAACCGGTGTTTATGCAGCAACTGTGTACGGCGCTGGGGCGGCCGGAACTGGCGGCGCAGGGGTTGTCAGCGAAACCGGTGCAGCAACAGGCGTTGAAGAACGAGTTGAAGGTTGAATTCGAGAAGCATGACTTTGCTCAACTGTGCGAGCTGTTTGCCGGGGTGGATGCCTGTGTGGAACCGGTGTTGAGCATGAGCGAAGCGGTTCTGCATCCGCAGTTGCAGGCTCGGGCGTTGGTGACTGAGGTGCCGCGCGGGGATGGGACGAGTCAGGCGCAGATGGCGTGCCCGTTGAAGTTTTCGCAAGGGTTGCCAGAGCCTCGGCACATTGGCGCGACGTTGGGGCAGCATACCGATCAGGTGTTGGGGGCGTTGGGGTTCAGTGCGCAACGGATCGAAGATCTGCGTCGTGCCAAGGTCATTGCATAG
- the ttcA gene encoding tRNA 2-thiocytidine(32) synthetase TtcA, producing the protein MGTLTVNQNKLQKRLRRQAGEAVADFNMIEDGDKVMVCLSGGKDSYTLLDVLMHLQKVAPIKFEIVAVNMDQKQPGFPEHVLPAYLKELGIEYHIVEKDTYSVVKELIPEGKTTCSLCSRLRRGTLYTFADEIGATKMALGHHRDDIVETFFLNMFFNGSLKAMPPKLRADDGRNVVIRPLAYCNEKDIQAYSDFKQFPIIPCNLCGSQENLQRQVVKDMLQDWERKTPGRTESIFRSLQNVIPSQLADRNLFDFTSLKIDETAASRFVNVVNL; encoded by the coding sequence ATGGGCACTCTTACGGTCAACCAGAACAAACTGCAAAAGCGCCTTCGCCGCCAGGCCGGCGAGGCTGTTGCCGATTTCAACATGATTGAAGACGGCGACAAGGTCATGGTCTGCCTGTCTGGTGGCAAGGACAGCTACACCCTGCTCGATGTGCTGATGCACTTGCAGAAGGTCGCGCCGATCAAGTTCGAGATCGTGGCGGTGAACATGGACCAGAAGCAGCCAGGTTTCCCGGAGCACGTGCTGCCGGCCTACCTCAAAGAGCTGGGCATCGAGTACCACATCGTCGAGAAGGACACCTATTCGGTGGTCAAGGAGTTGATCCCGGAAGGCAAGACCACCTGCTCGCTGTGCTCGCGCCTGCGTCGCGGTACGCTCTACACGTTTGCCGATGAAATCGGCGCGACCAAAATGGCCCTCGGTCATCACCGTGACGACATCGTCGAGACGTTTTTCCTGAATATGTTCTTCAACGGCTCGCTCAAGGCCATGCCGCCCAAACTGCGCGCCGACGATGGCCGCAACGTGGTGATCCGCCCGCTGGCCTACTGCAACGAAAAAGACATCCAGGCTTATTCGGACTTCAAGCAATTCCCGATCATCCCGTGCAACCTCTGCGGTTCTCAGGAAAACCTGCAACGTCAAGTGGTCAAGGACATGCTGCAAGACTGGGAGCGCAAGACCCCGGGCCGCACCGAAAGCATTTTCCGTAGCCTGCAAAACGTAATCCCGTCGCAACTGGCGGACCGCAACCTGTTCGACTTCACCAGCCTCAAGATCGATGAGACGGCGGCTTCGCGCTTCGTCAATGTGGTGAACCTCTGA
- a CDS encoding dicarboxylate/amino acid:cation symporter encodes MTTRQPLYKSLYFQVIVAIVIGIALGHFYPQAGVAVKPLGDGFIKLIKMIIAPIIFCTVVSGIAGMQNMKSVGKTGGYALLYFEIVSTIALLVGLLVVNIVQPGNGMHIDVATLDASKVAQYVAAGADQSVVGFLLNVIPSTIVGAFATGDILQVLMFSVIFGFALHRLGAYGKPILDFIDRFAHVMFNIINMIMKLAPIGAFGAMAFTIGAYGVGSLVQLGQLMACFYITCVLFILVVLGGIARAHGFSVLKVIRYIREELLIVLGTSSSESVLPRMLIKMERLGAKKSVVGLVIPTGYSFNLDGTAIYLTMAAVFIAQATDTHMDITHQITLLVVLLLSSKGAAGVTGSGFIVLAATLSAVGHLPVAGLALILGIDRFMSEARALTNLVGNAVATLVVAKWVKELDTDVMNAELASGGRGIADTRPEDDLGVAEGPTPSNVK; translated from the coding sequence ATGACGACTCGTCAGCCACTGTACAAATCCCTGTATTTCCAGGTGATCGTTGCAATTGTTATCGGTATCGCGCTCGGTCACTTCTACCCACAAGCTGGTGTGGCGGTTAAACCACTGGGTGACGGGTTCATCAAACTGATCAAAATGATCATCGCCCCGATCATCTTCTGCACCGTCGTCAGCGGTATTGCGGGCATGCAGAACATGAAGTCGGTCGGCAAGACCGGCGGTTACGCGCTGCTCTACTTCGAAATCGTTTCGACCATCGCTTTGCTGGTCGGTCTGCTGGTGGTCAACATCGTCCAGCCGGGCAACGGCATGCATATCGACGTGGCCACGCTGGATGCTTCCAAAGTCGCTCAATACGTCGCCGCGGGGGCGGATCAAAGCGTCGTCGGCTTCCTGTTGAATGTGATCCCGTCGACCATCGTCGGCGCGTTCGCCACGGGCGATATCCTGCAAGTGCTGATGTTCTCGGTGATCTTTGGTTTCGCCCTGCATCGCCTGGGTGCCTACGGCAAGCCGATCCTGGACTTCATCGATCGCTTCGCCCACGTGATGTTCAACATCATCAACATGATCATGAAGCTCGCGCCAATCGGTGCCTTCGGTGCCATGGCGTTCACCATCGGTGCCTACGGTGTGGGTTCGCTGGTGCAACTGGGTCAGTTGATGGCGTGCTTCTACATCACTTGCGTGCTGTTCATCCTGGTTGTGCTGGGCGGTATCGCTCGCGCTCACGGCTTCAGCGTGCTGAAAGTGATTCGCTACATTCGTGAAGAACTGCTGATTGTGCTGGGTACTTCCTCGTCGGAATCGGTACTGCCGCGCATGCTGATCAAGATGGAACGTCTGGGCGCGAAGAAGTCGGTAGTGGGTCTGGTGATCCCGACCGGTTACTCGTTCAACCTCGACGGTACGGCGATCTACCTGACCATGGCGGCCGTGTTCATCGCTCAAGCGACCGACACCCACATGGACATCACTCACCAGATCACCTTGCTGGTGGTGTTGCTGCTGTCCTCCAAAGGCGCTGCTGGCGTAACCGGCAGTGGCTTCATCGTGTTGGCGGCGACTTTGTCCGCTGTTGGCCACCTGCCGGTTGCCGGCCTGGCGCTGATCCTCGGTATCGACCGCTTCATGTCTGAAGCCCGCGCCCTGACCAACCTGGTGGGTAACGCTGTGGCCACCCTGGTCGTGGCCAAGTGGGTTAAAGAACTGGACACCGACGTGATGAACGCAGAACTGGCGTCTGGCGGTCGCGGTATCGCTGATACCCGTCCTGAAGATGACCTGGGCGTGGCCGAAGGCCCTACCCCAAGCAACGTCAAGTAA
- a CDS encoding response regulator transcription factor has product MKLLVVEDEALLRHHLQTRLTESGHVVESVANGEEALYQTEQFNHDLAVIDLGLPGMSGLDLIRQLRARGKTFPILILTARGNWQDKVEGLAAGADDYVVKPFQFEELDARLNALLRRSSGFTQSTIVAGPLLLDLNRKQASLDDQPLALTAYEYRILEYLMRHHQQVVAKDRLMEQLYPDDDERDPNVIEVLVGRLRRKLEGPAGFKPIDTVRGLGYLFNERCT; this is encoded by the coding sequence ATGAAACTGTTGGTCGTCGAAGATGAAGCGCTGTTGCGCCATCACCTGCAAACCCGCCTGACGGAAAGTGGCCATGTGGTCGAGTCCGTGGCCAATGGCGAAGAGGCGCTGTACCAGACCGAGCAGTTCAACCATGACCTGGCGGTGATCGACCTCGGCCTGCCAGGCATGAGCGGGCTCGATTTGATCCGCCAACTGCGCGCACGAGGCAAGACCTTTCCGATCCTGATCCTGACCGCGCGCGGCAACTGGCAGGACAAGGTCGAAGGCCTCGCCGCCGGGGCCGATGATTATGTGGTCAAGCCGTTCCAGTTCGAAGAACTCGACGCCCGGTTGAATGCCTTGCTGCGCCGTTCCAGCGGTTTCACCCAGTCGACCATCGTTGCCGGGCCACTGCTGCTGGACCTCAATCGCAAACAAGCCTCTCTTGATGATCAGCCGCTGGCGCTGACCGCGTATGAGTACCGGATCCTCGAATACCTTATGCGTCATCACCAACAAGTGGTGGCCAAGGACCGCTTGATGGAACAGCTCTACCCGGACGACGACGAGCGCGATCCGAACGTGATCGAAGTGTTGGTCGGCCGTCTGCGCCGCAAACTCGAAGGCCCGGCCGGCTTCAAACCGATCGACACCGTGCGTGGCCTCGGCTACCTCTTCAATGAGCGCTGCACTTGA
- a CDS encoding dienelactone hydrolase family protein, whose translation MRVFLALVLLALSGLSQAAIKTQEIPYQSADGTKLIGYYAYDDAIKGQRPGVVVVHEWWGLNDYTKRRARDLAGLGYSALAIDMYGDGKNTEHPKDAMAFMQAALKDSAASSARFQAGLDLLKKQPQTNPDKIAAIGYCFGGGVVLNAARQGVPLAGVVSFHGALATQSPATPGNVKAKILVEHGAMDSMVTPDNVAAFKAEMDKAGADYTFVSLEGAKHGFSNPDADRLSHGDHGGPDIGYSKAADEQSWADMQAFFKKIFG comes from the coding sequence ATGCGCGTTTTCCTTGCCCTTGTATTACTGGCCTTGAGCGGACTCAGCCAAGCCGCCATCAAGACTCAAGAGATTCCCTACCAAAGTGCCGACGGTACAAAACTGATTGGCTACTACGCCTACGACGACGCCATCAAAGGCCAACGTCCAGGCGTGGTGGTGGTGCACGAATGGTGGGGGCTCAACGACTACACCAAGCGCCGCGCCCGTGATCTGGCCGGTCTGGGTTACAGCGCTCTGGCCATCGACATGTATGGCGATGGCAAGAACACCGAACATCCAAAGGACGCCATGGCCTTCATGCAAGCCGCGTTGAAAGACAGTGCCGCGTCCAGCGCGCGCTTCCAGGCCGGGCTCGATTTGCTGAAGAAACAGCCACAGACCAATCCGGATAAAATCGCCGCCATCGGTTACTGCTTCGGAGGCGGCGTGGTGCTCAATGCAGCTCGTCAGGGCGTGCCACTGGCAGGCGTGGTGAGTTTCCACGGTGCGCTGGCCACCCAGTCACCGGCGACGCCGGGCAATGTGAAGGCAAAAATCCTGGTCGAGCATGGGGCGATGGACAGCATGGTCACGCCGGATAACGTGGCCGCGTTCAAGGCTGAAATGGACAAGGCCGGCGCCGACTACACGTTCGTCAGCCTTGAGGGCGCCAAGCATGGGTTCAGTAATCCTGATGCGGATCGTCTGAGCCACGGCGATCATGGCGGGCCGGACATCGGCTACAGCAAGGCGGCGGATGAACAGTCCTGGGCGGATATGCAGGCGTTTTTCAAAAAGATATTTGGTTAG
- a CDS encoding Yip1 family protein: MIHHVVGLFTHPDQEWKEIRGDQEESISHMYLTHTLILAAIPAVSAFIGTTQVGWVIGSRAPVMLTQESALWMTIMSYVAMLGGVAVMGAFIHWMARTYDANPSLARCVAFATYTATPLFVGGLAALYPHMWLGMVVGTAAICYTVYLLYVGLPTFMNIPTDEGFLFSSSVLAVGLVVLVAIMAFTVIVWGLGVGPVYTN; encoded by the coding sequence ATGATCCATCACGTAGTGGGGCTCTTCACCCACCCCGACCAGGAATGGAAAGAAATCCGTGGCGACCAAGAGGAAAGTATCAGCCACATGTACCTGACCCACACGCTGATTCTGGCGGCGATCCCCGCCGTGTCGGCGTTTATCGGCACCACGCAGGTCGGCTGGGTGATTGGCAGCCGTGCACCGGTGATGTTGACGCAAGAAAGCGCGCTATGGATGACGATCATGTCGTACGTGGCGATGCTCGGTGGTGTTGCAGTGATGGGCGCGTTCATCCACTGGATGGCTCGCACCTATGACGCCAACCCGAGCCTGGCCCGTTGCGTTGCGTTTGCAACCTACACCGCGACCCCGCTGTTCGTTGGCGGTCTGGCGGCGCTGTACCCACACATGTGGTTGGGGATGGTCGTCGGGACGGCTGCCATCTGCTACACGGTGTACCTGTTGTATGTGGGGCTACCCACTTTCATGAACATTCCAACAGACGAGGGCTTTCTTTTTTCAAGTTCGGTGCTTGCGGTAGGCCTGGTGGTGCTCGTAGCCATCATGGCGTTCACAGTCATTGTCTGGGGACTCGGCGTGGGGCCGGTCTATACGAATTAA
- a CDS encoding 4'-phosphopantetheinyl transferase, translating into MNSVPALPVCCTPLDARWPLPFVLPDTVLLSTRFDSSQLASDDFQRSAIEPPASIQRSVAKRQAEFLAGRVCARAALQQLEGLSVSPAIGEDRAPVWPVHIAGSITHSTGRAAAIVAKKTDWRGLGMDLENLLNPDRAERLAGEILTPPELQRMAAGCRDDLALLVTLTFSVKESLFKALYPIVQQRFYFEHAEVLEWTEAGEVRLRLLTDLSAEWRNGTELEAQFGVMDGQLLSLVSIKA; encoded by the coding sequence ATGAACTCCGTCCCCGCCCTCCCCGTTTGCTGCACCCCGCTCGACGCCCGTTGGCCGCTGCCGTTTGTGCTGCCCGATACGGTGCTGCTGAGCACCCGCTTTGATAGTTCGCAACTGGCCAGCGATGATTTCCAGCGCAGCGCCATTGAGCCGCCAGCGAGCATTCAGCGTTCGGTCGCCAAGCGTCAGGCGGAATTTCTGGCTGGGCGAGTCTGCGCCCGGGCCGCGTTGCAACAATTGGAAGGCCTGAGTGTCAGCCCGGCCATCGGCGAAGACCGGGCGCCGGTTTGGCCGGTGCACATCGCCGGCTCGATCACCCACAGCACTGGCCGGGCGGCCGCCATCGTCGCGAAAAAAACTGATTGGCGCGGCTTGGGGATGGACCTGGAAAACCTGCTCAACCCAGACCGGGCCGAACGTCTGGCAGGGGAAATTCTCACGCCGCCGGAGTTGCAGCGCATGGCAGCCGGTTGTCGCGATGACCTCGCACTGCTGGTGACGCTGACGTTTTCGGTAAAAGAAAGTCTGTTCAAGGCGCTGTATCCGATTGTCCAGCAGCGCTTTTATTTTGAACATGCCGAGGTGCTGGAGTGGACCGAGGCCGGTGAGGTGCGGTTGCGGTTGCTGACGGACCTGTCCGCCGAGTGGCGCAATGGCACGGAGCTTGAGGCGCAGTTCGGGGTGATGGATGGGCAGTTGTTGAGCCTGGTCAGTATCAAGGCCTGA
- a CDS encoding DUF6124 family protein: MAAQPTTELHSFKITPNPPETDDVSPYETADSKKLNTAADRALDYYLNPVIPKDTPRKPSTIYFVGPDTDDETLLVNACETLASASVMLSDFAGQQDGSQRHTLLGIQHSVMLGELAVNRMLDNVDPQNA, translated from the coding sequence GTGGCGGCTCAACCAACCACGGAGCTTCACAGTTTCAAAATCACGCCCAACCCGCCAGAAACCGACGACGTTTCCCCCTACGAAACCGCCGACTCCAAAAAGCTCAACACCGCCGCCGACCGCGCCCTTGATTACTACCTCAACCCCGTCATCCCCAAAGACACGCCACGCAAACCCAGCACTATCTATTTCGTCGGCCCCGACACCGATGACGAAACCCTGCTGGTCAACGCCTGTGAGACGTTGGCATCAGCGAGTGTGATGTTGAGTGATTTCGCCGGGCAACAGGACGGTTCGCAGCGCCATACCCTGCTGGGCATTCAACACTCGGTCATGTTGGGTGAACTGGCGGTGAACCGGATGCTGGATAACGTCGATCCGCAAAACGCTTAA